The following nucleotide sequence is from Emys orbicularis isolate rEmyOrb1 chromosome 21, rEmyOrb1.hap1, whole genome shotgun sequence.
tgaatttatctagttctttttttaaccctgttatagtcttggcctttacaacatcctctggaaagagTTCCACACACACAAGGATAGACACACATAAGGAGGgttatcacacacacactcccatggACACGTGGGAGGAAGTTTCACACATGACATTTCACACACATGGATGGATGGACATCCACACGAGGTTTCACATACACACGGACATACAAGGAGGTTTCTCACACACATACAAGTTTTCACACCCACACGGATATGCAAGGAGGTTTCTCACAAACACATATGAGAAGAGGTTTCTCACACAAACACGGACACAGGaggtttctgtctctctctctctctctcacacacacacacacggacacagGTTTTTCTCACATTCACACACACGAGGaggtttctcacacacacacacacacacacacacacacacacacacacacacgagcagaggtttctcacacacacagacacacaaggaGGTTTCTGACATGCGAGaggtttctcacacacacacacacacacacacacgaggaggcttctcacacacacagggacacacaaggtttctcacacacacacacgaggaggcttctcacacacacagggtttctctctctctctcacacacacacacacacacacacacggaggtTTCTCACACCCACCCACGGACAGACCCCCCCCGCTGCTCTTGTCTTGGCACGCTGCCTGTGCGCTCTCACACCATGTCTACACTGAAGGAAGTGGCCCGGCCTGGCTGTTCCAGACTAACTACTCCACACTGGCTAGTGCCGTCTAACAGAGCTATTCTGGACTCCCTGGACCAGGCTGGCCTGCCCCTTTGAGGACCAGTGCCCTGGGGCCTGCTGGGAAGGGATGAGGCCAAGCCTGGCAAGGGCTGAGGGGGCTAGCGCCTGTGACCAGCCTGGCAGAGCAGAAGGCATCTGGGCCTGTCGCCGGGGCTGGGCAAGGGCGTCGCTTTGGGGGCAGAGCGATTGTCCCGGGATAGAGTTCTTTTTCCCTCGGAAAAGCACGTCCACCTGCGGCTGCTGTTTCAGTCAATCTCCCTGTCTGGACGAGGTTTTAGATACGGCTGGATCGTCGTCCCTTCGCAGGGCAGACTGGCCACGGGGCCGGTGATTCCGTGCGCTCCCCAGGCAGCCCGCGTTAACATCCACGCCCCAAGGATGCCTGGAGCCcaactctgggccagatcctcctgtACGGTCGTTGCAGCTGCCCCCCTCGATTCCCACGCCCAGCCCAGGGGAGTAGGAGCATGTCAGTGTGTGTAAGCAGGGGCACCAGCTCTCCCTCTGGGGGACGAGCACCCCAGTGGGTGGCAGCACGGGAAGTGGTGCCCCCTTGGTTCCCACACCCTCCCCAGAggatggtgcactctgggcagaaGTGGCATAGGAGCTGGCACCCCCCTGAGTCCCACACCCTCCCATGGGAAAGGAGTGGGCATGACAGCTGGCAccccctcagttccccatgtgggAGGGACGCCCCAGAGGGTGGCAGCGCGGGAACTGTTGCCACCCTGATTCCCATGTGGGAGGGACGCCCCAGAGGGTGGCAGCGCGGGAACTGGTGCCCCGATTCCCATGCCCTCTCCTCCCATGATGGAGGAGGGCGCCAGGGGTGTGGGAACCACTGCCCCTTGGTTCCCACGCTCCACGCCAGGGCAGCTACTCCTGGTGGGTCCTCTGGTGGCGGAGGAGGTGGGAGGTGGCTCCGAAGCCCTTCCCACAGTCGGCGCACTTGTAGGGGCGCTCGCCGGTGTGAGTGGCCCGGTGCCGGGCCAGGTGGGCATCGCGGGTGAAGCCTTTGCCGCAGACCCCACACTCGAAGGGCTTCTCGCCCGTGTGGATGCCCTGGTGCCGGGCCAGGTGGGCGCTGCGGGTGAAGGCTTTGCCGCAGACGCCGCACTGGAAGGGCTTCTCGCCGGTGTGGACGAGCTGGTGCCGGGTCAGGTGGGCGTCGCGGGTGAAGGCCCTGCCACAGATACCGCACTGGTAGGGGCGCTCGCCGGTGTGGGTGCCGTGGTGCCGGGTCAAGTGGGCGTTGCGCCCGAAGGCTTTCCCGCAGTAGGTGCACTTGTAGGGGCGTTCGCCGGAGTGGGTCTCCTGGTGCCGGGCCAGGTGGGCGCTGCGCCCAAAGGCTTTCCCGCAGTGGGTGCAGGCGTAGGGGCGCTCGCCCGCCGGCGGCGGAGTCAGGGCCGGGCCCTTGCCGCGGTGGCTGCAGGCATAGGGGCGCTGCTCTCCGCCTGAGTGGGTGCCCAGGTGCCGGGTCAGGTGGGAGCTGCGCCGGAAGCCCTTCCCGCAGTACGGGCACGTGTTGGCCTTCTCACCCATGGGCGTGGCCGACGGGGTGCTCCAGCAGCCTGGGGTTATGTGTGCAGCCAATCCTTCAACAAGCCTGCCTGCAGCCCGGCTTCGCTACCAGGACTGTTCCCTTTGGCTCCTCCCAGGCAGCTCCGGGGATCCCCCTCCTTCTTCCCTGCTCCCTGTGAGGACAGAGAATCCAGTCGTGAGTTGctctatggggggaggggcatgctcCCCAAGCCTCCCCATTTCTGGTgagaggcagcgtggcctagcggaTAGAGCACCAGAACTCAGGGCACTTGGCTTCTATTCCCGGCTCTGGCCTCTTGGGCGACCATcccgccccgtgcctcagtttccccacttgtgcAATGGGGTTACACTACCGAGCTCCATCGTCAAGGGCTGTGAGCTCTATGGATGGAAAGCACTGggcattattattaatatagaACCAAGCGCCGGCAGCTGAGCCTGGAATCACGAGTACTGACTCATGAGTACATCCGAGTGCCAGCAGAACTGCTCGGTAGCCGGCCGGCCTGACTGGCTGAGGGGGAGGCAGCTTAACGCTTATGCTCGCCACTATGggtgctcctgccccagccttcttCCTGTCCTGCTCTGGTCTGCTCCTTGCCCGGTTTCTGTCTCTGTCTCCGGCCCTGGGCTTGACCCCGggttcctgactccagctccgaccactaggcatgaccatCCACACCCAGGCTGTAGACACGGATTCTCATTTATGCCCAGGCCATATAGTGCTGCCATTGGTGAAACTGAGAGGCAGGCCCCCAAGACAGCAATGGGGCTCAGAAGGAGACACCCCCAGCCTTCCTCTAGTGGAGGGGCCCAGGCCTGCTTTGGCATCAACTCCTCCAGGGAAAGGCCCGGTGGGGTTAAGGACCAGGGGCAGTGGGGTTGGTAAGACATGGATCCCCACGGGGGAGGAATGCTCGGGTGGGTGACAGCACGGGAACCAgcaccccccacattcccaccgtGACAATCAGCTGTGTGAATAGGCGACTCTTCGGTtgactggcaattccaaaaaaactGGAGAAAAACACATCaaccccaaaatgatttttttttaaatgttggtgaATCTTAAAGTTGAAACAATAATTGTTTTGGGTCAAGGGAAATCTTTCAGTCgacccaaaacattttgagtcgatttcaagatttaaaaaaaaaaatgcatttgccttttaaaaataaaatcgaAGGCCGATCCTAACCGGAAAGTCGTTTCAGCCGGCAATTCATATAGAAAATGTCATAAGGAAACTTTGGACTTTGGGGGAATTTTTGTTGTTTATTCTCCCCCCCGCGACCAACAATTTGGTGAATCAGACATGAATTCAGGAAGCATTTTTGGCCTCACTGAATCTGcagtttttgctgaaaaaaacaTTCCACTCAAAAAATGTCACCGAAGTCTAGTTACCTGCTAGAGGGGCTCTGGGCGGCTTTGCTGGGACTCCCGTGCTCTCCTGCAGGGTTCCCAGCCTGTCTAACTCCCCGCTCACCTGATTCCTCTCTGGTGTTGTCCTTTCCTCCAGGCCCGATTGTGGTCACATCCCCAGGAGCTCACAACAGAAAATCCTACTGAGGGAAAGCATTAGGGTAAGGTCAGGTGTTCCGTGACAGCTCCTGGGACGGTTCTACACTCTCTGCTTCAGGGATCCAGCCAATCTAGAGCTATCTAGGGATGGGATGGGACTAGAACAGGGGCAAATAATGGAGTTTTTGATTaactggcaattttgaaaagttgGGTGGGAAAAAGAGAGTTTCTGGTCAGTGCAAAAATGAAAGTTTGTAAAATCGTAAAGTTGGACAAAAAGTTTCGCGTTGAGTCTtattattagcaggagtgttgtgagcaagacacgagaagtaatacTTCCGCTCTACTTCGCGtagattaggcctcaact
It contains:
- the LOC135893054 gene encoding endothelial zinc finger protein induced by tumor necrosis factor alpha-like; translation: MGEKANTCPYCGKGFRRSSHLTRHLGTHSGGEQRPYACSHRGKGPALTPPPAGERPYACTHCGKAFGRSAHLARHQETHSGERPYKCTYCGKAFGRNAHLTRHHGTHTGERPYQCGICGRAFTRDAHLTRHQLVHTGEKPFQCGVCGKAFTRSAHLARHQGIHTGEKPFECGVCGKGFTRDAHLARHRATHTGERPYKCADCGKGFGATSHLLRHQRTHQE